The Methanotorris formicicus Mc-S-70 genome has a window encoding:
- the leuD gene encoding Isopropylmalate/citramalate isomerase small subunit — MVKKIIKGRVWKFGDNIDTDAILPARYLVYTTEEELAKFAMTGADPDFPKKVKKGDIIVGGKNFGCGSSREHAPIGLKGAGISLVIAESFARIFYRNAINIGLPLLECKDISKHVKEGDILEVDLDKGTIKNLTTGEELKAQKLPEFMMEILNDGGLMPHLKKKLGLVQ; from the coding sequence ATGGTAAAGAAAATTATAAAAGGAAGAGTTTGGAAGTTCGGAGATAACATTGATACAGATGCTATATTGCCAGCAAGATATTTGGTTTATACAACAGAGGAAGAACTCGCAAAATTCGCTATGACAGGAGCAGATCCTGACTTTCCAAAAAAAGTTAAAAAAGGAGACATCATTGTTGGAGGTAAAAACTTCGGTTGTGGTTCAAGTAGAGAACATGCCCCAATTGGACTAAAAGGGGCAGGTATATCTTTAGTTATTGCTGAGAGTTTTGCAAGAATCTTCTATAGGAATGCAATAAATATTGGATTACCTTTGTTGGAGTGCAAAGACATATCAAAGCATGTTAAAGAAGGAGATATATTAGAGGTGGATTTAGACAAAGGTACAATAAAGAACTTAACTACTGGAGAAGAATTAAAAGCACAAAAACTCCCAGAATTCATGATGGAAATCTTGAACGATGGAGGATTGATGCCACATTTGAAGAAAAAATTAGGATTAGTTCAATAA
- a CDS encoding outer membrane protein assembly factor BamB family protein — DVFKTDDKLWEFKAEYDVWSTSIKDNVLVLGCSLTENLLSKYAPVYALDLKTGNKLWKFKAEDWVNTTTIKDDVAILRCGYNKYLKYAPVYALDLKTGNKLWEFKVEDWVNTTTIKNDIVVLGCRGGYVYALDLKTGTKIWEFKVESSVEMASTKDDILILRCLFGYTYALDIRTGHKLWKFKAEHDIWTTSIKDDVIILGCRKGHTYALDIKTGSKIWEFKAENWVKTISIKDNIVILGCREGHTYALDLKTGTKIWEFKAEYDVWTTSIKDDVIVLGCREGHTYALDLKTGTKIWKFKAEYDVWTTSIKDDIVVLGCSLTEDLLSKYIPVYALDLKTGKRLWEFRAEGSVETTSIKDNIVILGCKEGYTYALDLKTGAKIWEFKAGGRVETTLIKDDVVILGCGYNEYLDYAPLYFLDLNTGSQIFEFKMKSDVGSSIIKDNILILSSKNEVYAFDLDKVDIKLMSMDIKEKEERKIVATNKNKNKL, encoded by the coding sequence TGATGTCTTTAAAACCGATGATAAACTCTGGGAGTTTAAGGCAGAGTATGATGTGTGGTCTACATCTATAAAAGATAACGTTTTAGTTTTAGGATGTTCATTAACAGAAAATCTCCTTTCCAAGTACGCTCCAGTTTATGCGTTAGATCTTAAAACAGGCAATAAACTTTGGAAATTCAAAGCAGAAGATTGGGTAAACACAACAACTATAAAGGATGATGTAGCGATATTAAGATGCGGCTACAACAAATACTTAAAATATGCTCCAGTTTATGCATTAGATCTTAAAACAGGCAATAAACTTTGGGAATTTAAGGTAGAAGATTGGGTAAACACAACAACTATAAAAAATGATATTGTAGTTTTAGGTTGTAGGGGAGGATATGTTTATGCATTAGATCTTAAAACAGGAACTAAGATTTGGGAATTTAAAGTGGAGAGTAGTGTAGAGATGGCATCTACAAAAGATGATATTCTAATATTGAGATGTTTGTTTGGATACACTTATGCATTGGATATTAGAACCGGACATAAACTTTGGAAATTCAAGGCAGAACACGATATATGGACAACATCAATAAAAGATGATGTTATAATATTGGGCTGTAGAAAAGGTCATACATACGCATTGGATATTAAAACAGGTAGTAAGATTTGGGAATTTAAGGCTGAGAATTGGGTAAAAACAATATCAATAAAAGACAATATTGTAATTTTAGGATGTAGGGAGGGACATACTTATGCATTAGACCTTAAAACAGGAACTAAGATTTGGGAATTTAAGGCAGAGTATGACGTATGGACTACTTCTATAAAGGATGATGTTATAGTATTAGGATGTAGGGAGGGACATACTTATGCATTAGACCTTAAAACAGGAACTAAGATTTGGAAGTTTAAAGCAGAGTATGACGTATGGACAACATCTATAAAGGATGATATCGTAGTTTTAGGATGCTCATTAACAGAAGACCTTCTCTCTAAATACATCCCTGTTTATGCATTAGATCTTAAAACAGGTAAGAGACTCTGGGAATTTAGGGCAGAGGGTAGTGTGGAGACAACTTCTATAAAGGATAATATTGTAATTTTAGGATGTAAAGAGGGCTATACTTATGCATTAGATCTTAAAACAGGAGCTAAGATTTGGGAATTTAAAGCAGGGGGACGTGTGGAAACAACATTGATAAAAGATGATGTTGTGATATTGGGATGCGGTTATAATGAATATTTGGATTATGCTCCACTCTATTTCTTGGATTTGAATACCGGAAGTCAGATATTCGAATTTAAGATGAAAAGTGACGTGGGTTCCTCAATAATAAAGGATAATATTTTAATATTAAGTAGTAAAAATGAAGTTTATGCATTTGATTTGGATAAAGTGGATATAAAGTTAATGTCTATGGATATAAAAGAAAAAGAGGAGAGAAAAATAGTAGCCACCAATAAGAACAAAAATAAATTATGA
- a CDS encoding methionine synthase gives MITTVVGSYPVVTKKPETLMEKIKNLFGMFDEYEYAIEKAVIDQISAGVDIVSDGQVRGDMVEIFVNNMYGFEGKKIVGRVEYTKPITLDDIKYALRIISKHNGKGVKGIITGPCTIASSVRVESYYSDNKDEKLIYDIAVALKREVMAIRDYVKMIQIDEPILSTKLYDLDIARKAINLITKDIKIPVALHVCGDVVDIFEDLNKFNVDILDHEFASNKKNLEVLEVIEKKVGFGCVNTKSKKVEDVEEIKALIEEGIEILKNNEKLKNKDVKEFMLIDPDCGMRLLPIDVAYNKLKNMVAASKLIG, from the coding sequence ATGATTACAACAGTAGTCGGTAGTTATCCAGTAGTAACAAAAAAACCAGAGACATTGATGGAGAAGATTAAAAATCTTTTTGGCATGTTTGATGAATACGAATATGCAATAGAAAAGGCAGTAATTGATCAAATATCTGCTGGGGTTGATATCGTTAGTGATGGACAAGTTAGGGGAGATATGGTTGAGATATTTGTAAACAACATGTACGGGTTTGAAGGAAAAAAAATTGTTGGAAGAGTTGAATATACAAAACCAATAACGTTGGATGACATAAAATATGCCTTAAGAATAATCTCGAAACACAATGGTAAAGGTGTAAAAGGCATCATAACAGGGCCATGCACAATTGCCTCATCTGTCAGGGTTGAGAGTTATTACTCAGACAATAAAGATGAGAAGTTGATATACGATATAGCAGTTGCATTGAAAAGAGAAGTTATGGCAATTCGAGATTACGTAAAGATGATTCAAATTGATGAACCAATTCTATCAACAAAACTTTATGATTTGGATATAGCAAGGAAGGCGATAAACTTAATAACTAAAGATATTAAGATCCCTGTCGCATTGCATGTTTGCGGGGATGTAGTGGACATATTCGAGGATTTAAATAAATTTAATGTAGATATCCTTGACCATGAATTTGCCTCAAATAAAAAAAATCTTGAGGTTCTTGAGGTTATTGAGAAAAAGGTTGGATTTGGTTGCGTAAATACAAAATCAAAAAAAGTTGAGGATGTTGAAGAAATTAAAGCATTAATAGAAGAGGGTATAGAGATTTTAAAGAACAATGAAAAATTGAAAAATAAGGATGTCAAGGAGTTTATGCTCATAGATCCTGATTGTGGTATGAGATTGTTGCCAATAGATGTGGCATACAACAAATTAAAAAATATGGTTGCTGCGAGTAAGTTAATTGGTTAA